A window from Kovacikia minuta CCNUW1 encodes these proteins:
- a CDS encoding DUF1688 family protein, translated as MEPLQELGLEIIELDSLTGLPEYRNGGLCLDLGLLQIKDPGVLQQPHSPGSEVIVEWRALTVILLDRIADALRQKLNKTSTELPLAKILQGGTWAAGRQIAAELRKDGDSPIQIKSDGTVF; from the coding sequence TTGGAGCCATTACAGGAGCTTGGATTAGAAATCATTGAGCTAGACAGTCTCACGGGGCTACCAGAGTATCGAAATGGAGGGTTGTGTCTGGATCTGGGTCTTTTGCAGATTAAAGATCCTGGGGTTCTACAGCAGCCCCATTCACCGGGTTCAGAAGTCATCGTTGAATGGCGTGCCCTCACTGTGATTCTCCTCGATCGCATCGCCGATGCCCTGCGCCAAAAGCTCAACAAAACCAGCACCGAACTCCCCCTAGCAAAAATCCTGCAAGGAGGAACCTGGGCGGCTGGACGCCAAATTGCTGCTGAATTGAGAAAAGACGGAGATTCCCCAATTCAGATAAAAAGCGACGGAACAGTCTTTTAA